A single Candidatus Rubidus massiliensis DNA region contains:
- the arnC_2 gene encoding Undecaprenyl-phosphate 4-deoxy-4-formamido-L-arabinose transferase: MQVSIVIPTYNEEKNIPIIIPQIFAILKQANITSEVIVVDDNSQDHTAQEVKQLMKSYPVRLIERSERGLASAVIAGFNAANGQIYIVMDADGSHPVDKLPDMINPILKGEAEVTVGTRYIEGATTENWSLFRRYLSKSSGFLAKQIVDISDPTTGFMGIRADLYKQYTYKPAGWKVVLEILAKIPIKKIKEVPIVFRDRVYGKSKLSFPVILENIKHGISLLSFKRPMLLASLIVLASVITIFLLYLFVILFHLL, encoded by the coding sequence ATGCAAGTTTCAATTGTTATTCCAACCTATAATGAAGAAAAAAATATTCCTATTATTATTCCCCAAATATTTGCCATTTTAAAACAAGCAAATATTACCAGTGAAGTGATAGTTGTAGATGATAATTCACAAGATCATACAGCACAAGAAGTGAAGCAACTCATGAAAAGCTATCCTGTTCGTTTAATCGAACGTTCAGAAAGGGGTTTAGCTTCTGCAGTCATTGCAGGATTCAATGCAGCAAATGGACAAATATATATAGTGATGGATGCTGATGGTAGCCATCCCGTAGACAAACTACCTGATATGATTAATCCTATATTAAAAGGTGAAGCTGAAGTTACAGTTGGGACAAGATATATTGAAGGAGCTACAACAGAAAACTGGAGTTTATTTCGACGCTATTTATCAAAATCTAGTGGTTTTTTAGCCAAGCAAATAGTAGATATTTCTGATCCAACGACAGGTTTTATGGGGATTCGTGCAGATTTATACAAACAATACACCTATAAACCTGCTGGTTGGAAGGTTGTCTTAGAAATTTTGGCAAAAATTCCTATAAAAAAAATAAAGGAAGTGCCAATTGTGTTTCGAGATAGAGTTTATGGAAAGAGTAAATTATCTTTTCCAGTCATTTTAGAAAATATTAAGCATGGAATTTCTTTACTATCCTTTAAAAGACCTATGCTATTAGCTAGTTTAATTGTCCTTGCATCCGTTATTACAATTTTTCTTCTTTATCTATTTGTCATCCTTTTTCATCTGCTGTAA
- the algA gene encoding Alginate biosynthesis protein AlgA yields MIIPVILAGGGGERLWPLSRLTYPKQFIPILSDKSLLQESILRIKKIPDVTNPIIICPQSHRYTLLDQLEKIEVNPLKILLEPEGRNTASAIALAALYSLKVYKNPTLLILPIDHFISNPEEFTQLVSKAVTLANKGKIVTFGIKPTYPETGYGYIKIGKKENNAFFPVEKFIEKPSIEDASKYIKQKNYYWNSGIYLFTSKEYIKELKKYALSIFTACNNTLNDSEEKDNIITLNKDLFHNSPNISIDYAILEKTKDIYLFPLKSAWSDIGNWHNIWKLSKKDQTNNVIQGKVVSLQTSNSFIHSESRLIVTLGIDNLIIVETNDALLVMHKDHAQDLKKIVNLLKQEKHTEATEHRLVYRPWGSYELIEKSKRYQVKHITVKPGATLSLQLHYHRSEHWVVVSGTAKVTCGNEIFLITENQSTYIPVGVQHRLENPGKTPLHLIEVQIGSYLNEDDIVRLADVYNRLAS; encoded by the coding sequence AAACAATTCATACCCATTTTATCTGATAAATCTTTACTTCAAGAATCAATCTTGCGAATAAAAAAAATTCCTGACGTTACTAATCCTATTATTATTTGCCCTCAATCCCACCGTTATACTTTATTAGATCAATTAGAGAAAATAGAGGTAAATCCTTTAAAAATACTATTAGAACCAGAAGGCAGAAATACAGCATCCGCTATTGCTTTAGCCGCCCTATACTCTCTCAAAGTTTATAAAAATCCTACCTTATTAATTCTTCCTATTGATCATTTTATTAGTAATCCAGAGGAATTTACACAACTAGTTTCTAAAGCTGTTACACTAGCAAATAAGGGAAAAATAGTTACTTTTGGTATTAAACCAACTTATCCAGAAACGGGCTATGGCTATATTAAAATAGGAAAAAAAGAAAATAATGCTTTTTTTCCTGTAGAAAAATTTATTGAAAAGCCTTCTATAGAAGACGCTTCTAAATACATTAAACAAAAAAATTATTATTGGAATAGCGGAATTTATTTATTTACTTCTAAAGAATATATAAAAGAATTAAAAAAATACGCCCTTTCTATTTTTACAGCATGTAATAATACTTTAAATGATTCTGAAGAGAAAGATAACATAATAACTCTTAATAAAGATCTCTTCCATAATTCTCCAAATATTTCAATCGATTACGCTATTTTAGAAAAAACCAAAGACATCTATCTATTTCCTCTCAAGAGTGCCTGGAGTGATATCGGAAATTGGCATAATATTTGGAAACTAAGTAAAAAGGATCAAACTAATAATGTAATACAAGGAAAGGTTGTTTCCCTGCAAACATCTAATTCTTTTATCCATTCTGAATCACGTTTAATTGTCACTTTAGGCATTGACAATTTGATAATAGTAGAAACAAATGATGCACTGCTTGTTATGCATAAAGATCATGCGCAAGATTTAAAAAAGATTGTGAATCTATTAAAGCAAGAAAAGCATACGGAAGCAACCGAACACAGATTGGTCTATAGACCTTGGGGTTCTTATGAATTGATAGAAAAGTCAAAAAGGTATCAAGTAAAACATATCACAGTAAAGCCTGGAGCCACCTTATCTTTACAATTGCATTATCATCGCTCAGAACATTGGGTAGTTGTTAGTGGAACAGCTAAAGTAACTTGTGGAAATGAAATTTTTTTAATAACAGAAAACCAATCTACATACATACCGGTAGGAGTTCAGCATCGCTTAGAAAACCCGGGTAAAACTCCCCTTCATTTAATTGAAGTACAAATTGGTAGCTACTTAAATGAAGACGATATCGTTAGATTAGCTGATGTCTATAATCGTTTAGCTTCTTAA